The window CAGTGGGATGTGGCGTTATTGGACGGCGACATCAGCTTGGATATCTTGAACACCCCCAAGCGGAACTTGTTGCCGTGTGTGACATTGACGCGGAAAAAGCGAAAGACCGTGCACAGGAACTTGGCATTTCCAATTGGTATCCGTCAATTCAAGAGATGGTGGAGAACGAAGAGTGCGACGCAATTGATGTTGTTACGGCAGATCACCTGCACTTTGAGCCAGTGATCGAATGCTTGGAGGCGGGGAAGCATGTGATGTGCGAGAAACCGTTGTCGCTTAAGATTGGTGAAGCAGAACAGATGGTCGCAAAGGCAGAGGAGAAAGGTGTGCACCTCGCCATCGACTACAA of the Candidatus Poribacteria bacterium genome contains:
- a CDS encoding Gfo/Idh/MocA family oxidoreductase yields the protein MSKKLKVAAVGCGVIGRRHQLGYLEHPQAELVAVCDIDAEKAKDRAQELGISNWYPSIQEMVENEECDAIDVVTADHLHFEPVIECLEAGKHVMCEKPLSLKIGEAEQMVAKAEEKGVHLAIDYNRRFAPGYAKAREWYDNSECGQIAYIDMKLSQGGPVSTWKGPYYLLYELQTHAIDLLRWFGGEIVAVCSQMAHPRIKEANPDEHPCWTSMALSMRYETDA